The Streptomyces sp. NBC_00459 DNA segment CGAAGTACGTCTCGGCATACCTGTCCGGCTCCTCCTCACGGGCGACCTCCGCCAGCTCCGGGTACCAGTGGTAGCCGGCGAACACCTCGTCCGCGCCCTGGCCGCTCTGCACGACCTTCACCTCCTTCGCCACCTGCTCGGACAGCAGGTAGAAGGCGACCGCGTCATGGCTGGTCATCGGCTCGCTCATCGCCGCGACGGCCCCGTCCAGTGCCGCCGACACCCGGTCGGAGGGAATCATCAGCCGATGGTGGTCGGTGCGGAACTCCCGCGCCACCAGGTCCGAGTACCAGAACTCGTCCCCCTTCTCTCCCCCTTCCGCCTCGAACCCCACGCTGAACGTCCGCAGGTCGCGCTGGCCCTCGTCGGCCAGCAACGCGACGACCAGGCTGGAGTCCAGTCCGCCGGAGAGCAGGACACCGACCGGCACGTCGGCCACCGTCCGGCGGCGTACGGCGGTACGCAGCGCCTCCAGGACCGCGTCGCGCCATTCGGCAGGGGCCATGTCCGCGTACTCGGGCCGCCGGGTGTAGGACGGCTGCCAGTAGCAGTGGTCGTGCTGGGTACCGTCCGGCTCGATGACGCGCACGGTGGCCGGCGGGAGCTTGCGGACGCCGTTGAGGACGGTGCGCGGCGCCGCCACCGTGGCGTGCCAGCTCAGGTACTGGTGCACGGCCACCGGGTCGAGGGAGGTGTCGACGTCCCCGGCGGCGAGCAGGGCCGGCAGCGTGGAGGCGAACCGCAACCGGCCCGGTGTCCGCGCCAGGTACAGGGGCTTGATCCCGAGCCGGTCGCGGCCCAGCACCACCCGGCCGGTGCGGTGCTCGACGAGGGCGAAGGCGAACATGCCGTAGAAGTGCTCGACGCAGGCGGTTCCCCACTCCTGGTAGCCCTTCAGGACCACCTCGGTGTCGGACGTCGACTCGAAGCGGTGACCCAGCTTCTGGAGTTCCTCGCGCAGCTCCTGGTAGTTGTACACACAACCGTTGAAGACACCGGTGAGCTGCCCCCGGGCATCGGTCATCGGCTGAGCTCCGAGGTCCGACAGATCGATGATCTTCAGGCGGCGGTGCCCGAGCGCGACCGCGCCCCGGGTCCACGACCCCTGGCCGTCGGGGCCACGGGCCGCCAGCCGGTCACTCATGCGTTCGACGGCGGCGAGGTCGGGTCGCCGGCCGTCGAAACGGATCTCCCCACTCAGGCCGCACATGGCCCACCTCCTCCCTTCCGCACACCGTCAGGGGCGGGGGCGTGTTTTCGGAGCATGACGAAACATCTCCTGAGCAGATGGGTGAGGGACAGAACGTCGTACGACGGCGGTGCCAACCCGGCCACGTCAGCGGCCGATGGCCTCCGGTGCTCCGGAGGCGAACGGCGGACCTGTCACGTCCGCGTCGGTGTACGGAAGGTCGACCCGGCCGAGCGGGGTCGGTCTGTGGTTTCTGCGCTCGCCCCGGGTCTCGGCGATCAACAGGTCGACGCAGCCCAGCAGATCCTCTTCCCGCGCCGTGCGGCGGATGCGCTCGGCGGCGCTGCCCTCGGCGAGGGCCTCGTTCGTCAGCGCCCTGACGGTGTACCAGTCGCCGTGGGATTCGAGCGCGGGGCGCAGCCTGGCGAGCAGTTTGCGGACGACCTGCGGTGCGGGCTCGTCCTGGTGGGTCCCGGGGTCCACGAGGGTGCCCTCAAGACCGGACCGGGCGGCCCGCCAGGCGGCGCCGCGCAGCCACTCGTGTCGGCCCTGGCAGGGCGGCGCGTCGTCCTGCCCAAGCCGTTCGAGAGCCTCGGTCACCAGTGCGCGGAACAGTCCGGCTATGAGCACGACGGTCTCCGTGCGCGGGCAGGCGTCGCAGATCCGCAGTTCCAGGGTCGACAGATGGTCGGAGGGCCGTATGTCGTAATAGATCATCCCGGCGTCGGTGATGATCCCGGCCCTGACCAGGTCGTCCACCGCGGCGTCGTACTCGGTCGCGCTCGCGAAGCAGCCGATCGGGCCGGCGGTGGGCCAGCGCTGCCAGAGCATCGTGCGCCAGCTTGCGTAGCCGGTGTCGGAGCCCTGCCAGAACGGTGAGCTGGCGGACAGTGCCAGTAGCACGGGCAGCCAGGGCGAGACCTCGCACATCACCCGTACCGCCGTGTCGCGGTCGGGGATGTCCACGTGGACCTGGGCGCCGCAGATGAGCTGCTCATCGGCTACCTGGCGGTACTCCTCGACCATGTGGTGATAGCGGGCGTCGGCGGTGGGCCGCCCGGTGGAGGCGGGGGCCAGGGGAGCCGTGCCCGCGGCCATCGCGGCGAGACCCAGCGAGGCCGCGGCCGCGTCGAGCCGCCTCCTCGTGCCTGCGAGGTCGGTGTACAGGGCGTGCAGCGATGTGTGCACTTCGCTGTTCGACTCCACGATGGACCGGTGCAGTTCACCGGTGAACGTCCGCTGGGGAAGCCGTCGCAGCACCTGATCGGCACGTGGCACGAGCAGGCCGCTCTCCACCTCCAGAATGTGGAACTCTTCTTCCACTCCGATGCGCATGCTCACGGTCACTCCTTGAGGACGCGACGGCTGTGACAAGCACCGGGTTCCCCGGACTTCGCCGCACAAGCTCAAATTCGCACCTTTGGCCTGCAATCATCGCAGATGAGCGCACGAGCGCATCTCGTACAGGGCGAGCGAAGCGGACGGGGCGGGCGGGGTTTCGGCTCAGCCGTTCAGGCGAGCGACAGCCCGCGCACTCCGGCTCAGCGGAAGCCGTGTCCGCCGCGCCCCCGGACGCCGAACAGTCCTTTTCCGGGGCGGACGGCTCTCACCGCCCCGGAAAGGGACAGCCGGGTGTCATGCGGCGCCAGTGACCCCCGGGGCGATGAAACGCCTGTGCAGGGGACGGAAGTCGGTCTCCGGAGCCCCTTCGATACCGGCCTTCTCGATCGCGGGGGCCAGTCGCCCGGCGAAGAACGTCCGGAAGGCCTGCTCCGACTCCCATACGTCGACGACCCGCAGCCCTTGAGCGTCGAACCAGGCCATGTGCACTTCACCGCCGACCGGAGCCGTCTCCTCCCAGCCGACCGTGTCCCGCACCATGTCGTACTGCTCGGGACTGACCCCGGCCCAGCTCATCGACATCACTACAGCCATTTTCCCGCCCCCAGTTTCCAGCTCCGTGTGTGCTCGGACATCGTCCCGCCGAACGCGCCGACGGCGAAGAGCGCACAGGGGCGCGACCTGGTCATGCTCCGCCCCCGCACGCCCTGATGCGGGTGGCGTCGATCCGCGAGGAACGAGCATCGGCGGGGCCGTGTCCCGTCAGCGGCTCCGGCGGGCGTTGAGCCGGGCCGCCTGGCGGGTCAGGTGGTCGCGTTCGGCGAGGCTGGGTGCCTTCCGGGCCGCCTCGGCGTAGAGCCGTGCCGCTGTCTCCAGGTCGCCGTCGCGCTCGTGGAGGTACGCCGCCACGGCGGTGTGGCGGGGCAGTGAGTCGTCCAGCGCCGCGAGTGCCGCCAGCCCGGCGCGCGGTCCGTCGGCCTCGCCGACGGCCACCGCGCGGTTGAGGCGGACGACGGGACTGTCGGTCAGACGTGCGAGTTCGTCGTACCACTCGACGATCTGGACCCAGTCGGTCTCCTCGGCGGTCAGGGCGTCGGCATGGAGGGCGGCGATGGCGGCCTGGGCCTGGAACTCGCCCAGTCGGTCCCGGGCGAGGGCCGCCTGAAGGATGTCGACGCCCTCGGCGATCGACCCGGTGTCCCATCGGCCGCGGTCCTGCTCGGCGAGCGGCACGAGGCTGCCGTCGGGCGCGGTGCGGGCGGCGCGTCGGGCGTGGTGGAGCAGCATGAGGGCTAGCAGCCCCGCGACCTCGGGGTGGTCGATCGCGGCGGCGAGCTGTCGGGTGAGCCGGATGGCCTCCGCCGCCAGGTCGACGTCGCCGGAGTAACCCTCGTTGAAGACCAGGTAGAGGACGCGCAGAACGGTGGCGACATCCCCGGGCCGGTCGAACCGTACGCCGGAGACGGTGCGCTTGGCCCTGCTGATGCGCTGGGCCATGGTCGCCTCGGGCACCAGGTAGGCCTGGGCGATCTGGCGGGTGGTCAGCCCGCCGACGGCACGCAGAGTGAGCGCGACCGCGGACGAGGGTGTCAGTGAGGGGTGGGCGCACAGGAAGTAGAGCTGGAGGGTGTCGTCCCTCGCGGGCGTGGGCCCTGGCGTCGGTTCCTCGTCGACGTGTTCCTCCCGCCGGCGGCGGGCGGTGTCCGCGCGGGTCGCGTCGAGGAACCGGCGCCACGCCACGGTCACCAGCCAGCCCTTCGCGTCCCTCGGCGGGTCGGCCGGCCAGACACGGACCGCCTCGACCAGCGCGTCCTGCACCGCGTCCTCGGCCGCCGCGAAGTCTGCTCCGCGGCGGACGAGGACGGCGAGCACGCTCGGTGTGAGGCTCCGGAGCAGGGCCTCGTTCACCTCGGAGGTCATCGCGTCAGTGGCACTCGGTGATGGTGGGCGGCGCGGACAGGAACGGGCGCAGCTCCAGCCACTCGTGGATCGGCTTGCCGCCCGCCCCCGGGGCGGCCGACAGCTCCCCGGCCAGTTCGACGGCACGCTCGTAGCTGTCGACATCGATCACCATCCAGCCGGCGATGAGGTCCTTGGTCTCGGCGAACGGGCCGTCGGTGATCGGCGGGCGGCCCTCACCGCCGTACTGGACCCACGTACCCTCGGGGGCGAGCGCCTGACCGTCGACGAACTCGCCCGTCTTTTCGAGCCGGTCCGCGAAGTCGCGCATGTACTGGACGTGGGCCGAGATCTCCTCCGGCGTCCACTTGTCCATGGGCACGTCGTTGACTGCGGACGGGGCGCCTCGGTAGTGCTTCAGCAGCAGGTACTTGGCCATGATGTGTCTCCTCCGTGCTGGTGCGACGACCCATTGTGGCCGCCTTCACCACGGGGACGGAGCCAGGCACGGGTTCTCGACATCGCCATCGGAAATCGTCGAAAGATTTTTTGCTGGGAGCCCGGGAGCGGGACTTGGGCGTCAGGACCCGGCGTCAGGACGTGGTTGTCACAGGGTGACCGCGCCGGCCACCACGGCGGCGATTCCGGCGATCATCAGAATGATGATCACACCGATGGTCCCCTCGTTCTCCCTGCGTTCGGCCACCAGGTCGGGGGTGTACACCGTCAGGTCGTCGGGGGCGTAGTGGATGGTCAGATCGCGGCCGAGAGATCGGCTGGGATCGGTGATGCCGTCACGGGACAGAACGGTGACCTGGGTGCCCTCGTTGGTGGTGAAGACGATGACGGGGGCGTGGTTGACGATCTCGTCGCCCTCTCCGTCCTGGTAGAC contains these protein-coding regions:
- a CDS encoding YciI family protein produces the protein MAKYLLLKHYRGAPSAVNDVPMDKWTPEEISAHVQYMRDFADRLEKTGEFVDGQALAPEGTWVQYGGEGRPPITDGPFAETKDLIAGWMVIDVDSYERAVELAGELSAAPGAGGKPIHEWLELRPFLSAPPTITECH
- a CDS encoding RNA polymerase sigma factor; protein product: MTSEVNEALLRSLTPSVLAVLVRRGADFAAAEDAVQDALVEAVRVWPADPPRDAKGWLVTVAWRRFLDATRADTARRRREEHVDEEPTPGPTPARDDTLQLYFLCAHPSLTPSSAVALTLRAVGGLTTRQIAQAYLVPEATMAQRISRAKRTVSGVRFDRPGDVATVLRVLYLVFNEGYSGDVDLAAEAIRLTRQLAAAIDHPEVAGLLALMLLHHARRAARTAPDGSLVPLAEQDRGRWDTGSIAEGVDILQAALARDRLGEFQAQAAIAALHADALTAEETDWVQIVEWYDELARLTDSPVVRLNRAVAVGEADGPRAGLAALAALDDSLPRHTAVAAYLHERDGDLETAARLYAEAARKAPSLAERDHLTRQAARLNARRSR
- a CDS encoding carboxylate-amine ligase: MRIGVEEEFHILEVESGLLVPRADQVLRRLPQRTFTGELHRSIVESNSEVHTSLHALYTDLAGTRRRLDAAAASLGLAAMAAGTAPLAPASTGRPTADARYHHMVEEYRQVADEQLICGAQVHVDIPDRDTAVRVMCEVSPWLPVLLALSASSPFWQGSDTGYASWRTMLWQRWPTAGPIGCFASATEYDAAVDDLVRAGIITDAGMIYYDIRPSDHLSTLELRICDACPRTETVVLIAGLFRALVTEALERLGQDDAPPCQGRHEWLRGAAWRAARSGLEGTLVDPGTHQDEPAPQVVRKLLARLRPALESHGDWYTVRALTNEALAEGSAAERIRRTAREEDLLGCVDLLIAETRGERRNHRPTPLGRVDLPYTDADVTGPPFASGAPEAIGR
- a CDS encoding N-acetylglutaminylglutamine amidotransferase, giving the protein MCGLSGEIRFDGRRPDLAAVERMSDRLAARGPDGQGSWTRGAVALGHRRLKIIDLSDLGAQPMTDARGQLTGVFNGCVYNYQELREELQKLGHRFESTSDTEVVLKGYQEWGTACVEHFYGMFAFALVEHRTGRVVLGRDRLGIKPLYLARTPGRLRFASTLPALLAAGDVDTSLDPVAVHQYLSWHATVAAPRTVLNGVRKLPPATVRVIEPDGTQHDHCYWQPSYTRRPEYADMAPAEWRDAVLEALRTAVRRRTVADVPVGVLLSGGLDSSLVVALLADEGQRDLRTFSVGFEAEGGEKGDEFWYSDLVAREFRTDHHRLMIPSDRVSAALDGAVAAMSEPMTSHDAVAFYLLSEQVAKEVKVVQSGQGADEVFAGYHWYPELAEVAREEEPDRYAETYFDRPHADLTRILQPHMLPDDDVSGRFVKDHMAVPGAETALDAALRLDTHVMLVDDPVKRVDNMTMAWGLEARVPFLDHELVELAAACPPELKLADGGKGVLKEAGRKLLPREIVDRPKGYFPVPAVKHMAGPVLDRVRAALEAPEAKKRGVFQESYVAELLAAPDEHRTKRGANALWQVALLETWLQTHGIK